The DNA region CTTGGGCGATCGCCTGCCGCGTGACTTGCAACGGTTGACCACCACGGAAGCGCGAGTGCGATCGCTCATTGAAGAAGCCTGCGAGCTGGACTTGGGCCCCGATCGATTCTTGCAGTGGTATGCCGTCCGCCTGGCAAAGTAAATTGGAGACTCAGGGATGGCCCGGGAGCATTGTGCTCATCACTGAGAACCATGGCCCGCAGGTGGATAAGCACTCATGATTCAGGCAGCAATCTTGGCAGGTGGTCAAAGTCGCCGAATGGGGCGCGACAAGGTGTTGCTGCCTTGGAACGGACAGCCCATG from Limnothrix sp. FACHB-406 includes:
- a CDS encoding chlororespiratory reduction protein 7 — its product is MADAMLYQENEYFVVLETNQPEVILSVEELREKLTGVVESLGDRLPRDLQRLTTTEARVRSLIEEACELDLGPDRFLQWYAVRLAK